The following nucleotide sequence is from Coffea eugenioides isolate CCC68of chromosome 3, Ceug_1.0, whole genome shotgun sequence.
AAACCAGAATAAAACTTCTTACAGGAAATACATGACCATCAACCAAACGCTACAGATGTGACCCTCTTGGGTAAATGAGCCAAGAACTCATAGACGTAGCAATTATTTAGTACATCAACTTTAGGATGTTCACATACATACAATTGAAATGGCACTACCACAACATAGACCTTCTTCAAACGCCACAGAAATCTTTGAGGATGTTTTGTGATTTCCGTCCTTGGTCAGTGGCGTAAAAGTTGAGCAAATCTATATGGACAAATGGTTTGAACTGCAGTGGCTTTTCATCATTAACTAGTTCTTCTGGTACTTGCACCATCTTGCTGAGGAATGAGAATAAGGCTATAGTGTACCTTGTTTCTTTTCCATTGGCGTCCATGGTTACTTTGTGGTTGGAAGAAAGCACACTATCATTACTCCAAGCCTAATCCAAGGCCGAAAACGTTAGAATTTACACGTTTACTTTGACATGCAAACGCTGAATTGTTTTTTTAATACTTCCACTTCTTCCTACGCTTTTTTCACCCACAACTGTCAAGTATAAAATTCAAACCTACTATACGTGTGATTTTTGTGTGTTTGGCATATCTGCAAATTAATTTGTTGACACTAGGgagtgaaaattttcagtttacACAACGGTATTAGATTTCTTTGACTTGTCTAGCTAAGTGAATGTCTACTTTTCTTTAATATTAGGCCTTTTCTATCCTGTATCCCAAAGCCATTGAATAGACACACAAAAGAGGGAGTGGACCCACAATAGAAATACTAATAACACATCACCAACACCTTAAATTCAGGATACTTTGGCAATGACAATGTGAACATTTGCAAACAAATTAAACCAGGCTCACTTCTTATTCTCTGCCCTCAGAGCAAAAAATTAGAAGAATCCAGCTTAGTAATAAGCACAAAGAAGTGTCTCTAGTTTGATTCATGCAACAAAAAACCTTTCTACTGTCACACTTTGTAAGCAACATAAGCTCAAGCTCTTATGCATAGTGTTCACTTTGTTCCCCAGAACTTGTGAGTAAATCAATTTTCATGGTTGAGAGacaaaattatttatttatcttcCCATTTTGTCCTATTGTGATCTTAATGCAATAAATATATGGCTCATGCATTTTAGCAAATGACTTGTTCGCAATTATCAAACCTGGCAGGCATCCCCGGCCATCACAACAAAGGATTTTTGAGGAAAATCAACTTTGATCCATTCATCATCCCTTGTCCTTATTTCCAAGCCAGAAATGTGGTTCTGATAAAGGATGGTCAAAAAGCTCTTATCAGTATGAGAAGGAAAAGCCATGGTGGTCTCATTCGCTTCTGGGGCTCTGTACTTAAGGAACCGAAGAAGATATCTGGTCGAGTCTATGTGAGAATCGCTGTATTTCTCAACACCATAGCTTTCGAACAGCATTTTTATTACCATTTCATCTAACTTCGCCACTGTCTTTGCAAATGAAAATGAACTTTCACTGAAAATTTTTTGATGCAAAAGAAAACAGGTAAGAGCAACCAAAAGGAACTAGAATTGAAGGTAACGAGAATCATAAATCAAACATAAataaattgaaaagaaaaagtactTACTTTAAAATGTTATCTATCCCAAGCACTATAGATATATGATACTTgttaaaagacaaaaaaaaaaaaaaccacctgAAAGATTTGTTTCCTTTGGGCCACATGAGATTAGTGAAGCTTTGTACTCCATCAAGAGTGGTGGCATAATCAATCCCTAAGCCTTCATGGAGTGGAACAAAGGGAATTTGGCCAATGTAGCCGTGGTAAGGTTTTTCATTGATATTTTGGACTTTGAGTTCGGTCGGGAGGTCAAATAAATCATCAGCTGCTTGAAAGATGGCCTTATCAAGTTCGGGAGAAACTTTGTTGTACAAAGCTATAAAGCAGCCGTGGTTTTCGAGGGCACGCTGGATATCGTTGCATGCCGATGCCCAAGAGCTTGAACCCGGCTTCAGTTCTTCGTTTGTGAAGTCCACAACAAGAAGCTTTCTTGGTGCTGGGGAACCCATAGTTTTACTTTGTTGATTGATTACGATTAAGAAATTGTATGGGGGCAACTTTTGGCAATGATTAGTGTGTTTGAGTGGGTTTCTATAGGGGATTTGGTTTATATATACTGTTACGACATCGTGAGCGCTTTTTTGGCACTCAactacttcttttgttttgcaTTTACTAAATTTGTCTATGATTCTCCATAAGTCACCATCGTGGAATCAATATATAATACAAATTACAATTCATTCAAATTACAATCAACCCTCACACTTGTGAGACCTATATCCAACCCCTTTGGATCTTGGCCTTCGAGTTTAACCCCTAAATTAAAACTTCATTGGTGTGATAGGTATTTTTTTCACTCAAGTGTTTCATAGTTTtggctatatatatataagggagAAATACAGTTTTAGTCCTCAATTTAAGACAATTGAATACTTTTAGTCTCAAAAGATTAggcaaaatatatataagtcCCTAATGTTTGGCAACTATGCTCTTTTAGTCCATAAAGTTTCGGCAAAATCAAATATGGTCCCTCATGCTTTTAATTTCATGCAGATTTAGGACAATTGAcagatttttctcaatttttgatGAAATCTAGTCACATGAATTCGTTAAATtggatttcaaaaaaaaataaagcaaagtAGCAGCTTAATTTAAATAATAAGGATAACTCATTTGTGAATCATGGGTAACTAATTAAtcaagaaaacacaaaaaaaaaaagaaattttcaaattatacaaaaaaaatagggCATAGGGTTTTTTCTCTTGAGCACTGTAGTGATAGAGAGTGAAAACGAGTATTGGATCGATGAGTTAGCTACTTTGAATGGTTTCAACTTTGTAGTTTAACACatttcatcttgttttcatctttttttccAGAATCATTAACTAGTGGCATGCTAGCATGCAAGTTTTTAGTCCATAATCTTTTTGTTTAAAGTTAgccccatttttcttttttatttttaagttgaATTTGATACACACAAGCCTAAATTCGGTAATTGGAGAAAACCTTTCGGTTATCCTAAATCTTCTTCAAGTTAGATAAATTAGGGaccatatttatttttattgaaacttCAAGGACTAAAATTGTGCATGTGTTGAACATTAGGGGACCAAATATGTTTTTGTTGAAACTTTAGGTGAACATTAGGGACCAAATAAAACAATGCATGTGTAGAACTATATTTCTCCCGCCCCCGCGTGAATGGTCCAGCGGTAGCACCTCCCACCGGTGACCGAGAGGTCTCAAGTTCGAGTCTCTGCTCTGCTGGATTCCTCTGCGCACATATCGTGCTTGGGCTGGGTTGGGGCGCCTGGTcgggccgcaggggattagtcgggtcccgtaaggattgacccggacacccctgtgtagacaaaaaaaaaaaaagtaaaactaTATTTCTCCCAATATATAATTTACTAGAAATTGTAACCTAATACATGTATTTATGACGGATAAATTTGCATATGTGTCAAAATTTTTTGGTAGTATAATAAAGATGTTTAATGTTTTATTAATATATAGCAAAGATGTTTCATGTTTtattaatatataaattatttattttacgTAAGTTTCACCATCCACGTATTTGTTGCGCCCCGCGACCTGTAGGGTGACATGAAGGCCTTAGCTGTGCTCCTTCCCATCGCCCAGCCAATGGTGCAAGTAGCTTAGCGGCACTCAAGCAAGTAGCCGACGCAGGGGACCCGTTGACCAGCGCCAAGTGCCGATTTTTTGCCAGGATGTGGAGGCCAATTATATATACTTTTAGGTATTAGTTATCCGGGATGTACAAGTATCTCACCTCACAGTTTCAGTGCAAGTGTTGGAATACTGCTAGCACTAATTAAGGTTATTTTTACAAGGATATATAtggtaaatcttatatatagtAACAgtgtatatatattattatcaTTAGATTCATGatttatgtataaaaattaaatttcaaatttaaattttacaatGTATATATAATCAgtatagaaaagattaatccatacatatatgtatgtgtgcATGTGAGCTCACTAAAACATCAAGCAAGTATTACGTAACGGTTTACACTAAGCAGGTCACATGATCCAATTGTAATTTTTCTGAATACTATTGTAATAGTTCTCTTTGCTATCAATGTAAATGAAGCAtgacttacaaaaaaaaaagccaaaagtaATTGAAGCTTGATGTTATTCCACTTTGCCTCTATAACCATTTTGCCACATTTATATTTTATTCACTTCAAATATGATTGCAGTGCACTTTAATTGCCGACGGAAGCAACCAGACAGAGCTCTGCTTAATTGCCCTTAACACAATGGTATGTCATTTAGCTGCACTGGAATCTTATCTTGGAATCATATTGAGAGTCTTCTGAGCAATAATTATCCTTCTCTTATACTTTTGGTCATCAGTCGTCAATCATTTTAGAATATATTCTTCAGTAGTAGCATCCATGTATAGTATGTAATCTTCAAGTTCTGGCTTACCTAAAATACTTGGACTGGTGCCGACTGGCCTAACACCTTTCCAATATTAAATTTTCATGCACACGACAGTGTTGCAGGATAATCTTTTATAAGATCAGAAAGCTGTCGAACGATAGCTGATGGCAATTGGGTAAGATGAAGACAGGCGTGGGAAAGGCCCACTGCAGTAGTCACGTTTGTCCGATGCGTTGCCGTTGCACCGTCGCCTTGGCCAGAGCACCCCACCGTGTCTATCTGTATgtaaagaaaataagaaagagaaaaacgaATGCTCTGTTCTGCTGTACATATTTGCGTCTTTCTTCTAGGTTTTTTGTATGATGTCACAGCtcattttctttatcttttgggTGCATTAAAGAAAACTGTGATGTCTACTTTGTGATAACCCATAATGGTTAATGCAgaacttttctttgttttagaGTCGGAGGATGTAACTGCTtgattcttttccttttttgttttgttgctaGAAGGGTGTAACTACTTGATGATTTCTATCTCTAAAGTGATATTTGATTAGAAGAAATACAATTTTGGACACCAATGTTTGAGCCATAGCAAAACTTGAATGTTTCAATCGAAACAAATATGGTGCACAAAACCTTTGATTTTAGTCAAAGTAGGACCATTATCGAAAATTCAAAAATGCGTGATGATTAGAATCAAATTCTTGCTAGTCAACAATTTTGACAATCCACTTTTTTGTTTCCAATGTTTTGGTtactactccctccgtcccttgaaagtgtcatactttCTTTTTTTGACTGTCCCACAATATTTGTCATATTTGATATTTCTAACTAGTTTATATTCTGAAATTTCCCTTATACCCTTCATTAATGATGCATAAAAACAAATGTGATGGAATTGCTTTCTACTTTTTATTTTGACTAGCACATGATTAAAGTTaaaagtgaaacaaataaaaaaactttTTGGTGGAGTGTATTATGTATAAAAAACACATATCCGCAAACATGATTAAATATATGGGACATAGGGAGTAATAATTATAGTTCCTAAAGTTTCAATTGTAATAGGAaaaattttaggatgaaatgAGATAGCAACTTTTTTGAAACTGCATTAGATGTGTATTAAGAATTGTAATGAATGAAAACGtgggaaaaaaattaattagacTTTTTCTTTTAGTGTTTCATTTATTCATGGCACTAATTTCTCATATGTTCTTCTCCTTTCCATGGTTAGAATTAGTGCTATCATTTGCTTAATCTCATTGTGTGAGATATAGCATAATATATGTAATTGTAGTTTTGCACAATAAATAACTGATTGATAATGAGTTTAGCacaataaatttttatttattaattaataATTCGGTCAATATTCACAGGACCCTTTAGGTTCTTACACATGACATAACGTCATGAACTCTGTCAGTTCTTGTCCTTTGTTTGAATTCCCCTTCAGCATTCTTGGTGTATTTATTATTTAATCAGTGGCCTCGTTTACAGCTTGAGGAGCTCCTGGTTGAGGCCGACAATGACGTGGAGAGAAGCCCATTATGAAAATACCTCCACGAACTTGTAATACTGTGTACGAACTTGTAAAAAAGGTGTTCTAAGCATACATTATATTTGGAGTATTGTAGATTGTTAAACAATGGacttatattttatttaaatggATGTAAGTGTCCCAGAATAGTTGTACCGACAATCATATCCCTACCCTTAACCTGTTTGTTACTAGGGTTGAGGGGAGGAGGGGCAGGAATAACCGTTCCTGCCAGTTTACGATCAtgatttgaccaaaaaaaattataaaatccaGATTTCAATATGTGTAGGACtcacaaaattttgttttagaGTTATGGATTATTGAAAATAAGTTAAATCGTGTGCAAACAGAGTTATGCTGTGTGCAAAATGTACATAACCTCTCAGAACGGTTGCTTAAACGGTTGCAGAAGCAACCGTTCCAGCCCTGGGTCCGGTTGAGGGCTGGTGCCACACTGCCACTGCAGAGCTTTCACGTTGATGACACGACACAGAGGATCAGAAAGAATCAAAGAAACATTGAGTTGATAaagggtatacatatatatatatatatgtttagcatgttttacataaccccctatgattttaaaaactatatataaccccctcataatttggattgaagtgtcaaagtgacgggaatgatcattcgtaacggagtcacttaaaatgtcaaaaatacccttatgtaaggttgaaaattatttattaaccaagaggggttgtatattttgaaaaccataagggggttatatggtaaaaaattaaaccataaggggttatatggtaaaatataaaaataatacaggattagtgtgtcatgtatttataagggtaatttcgacatttttagaagttccaTTACGAATAACTATTTCCATCACTTTAACACTTTAATCCAAGttatgagggggttatgtatagcttttgaaaccatagggggagttatgtaaaaaaatgctaaaccacagagaataaaatgtaatttgcccatatatatatatatatatatatagttgtcCATTTATATGAAATTGTTTTGGCAGGATAATTTTGCTTTGCCAGTTTCCTTAGCCAGAGACATGACCTTAATGCACTTAATCACTAGACTCTACACCTTGGATCCTTTGATCCAGGTTTGAGAAATTACTTTTGGCGACATAAATTGCTCGATTAATTAATGACTTATCGCATGCAGGTAAAAGTTTATGAAGATGTTAATTAAAATCAGTATTGGCTCCAACCTGAAATAACAGAAAAGCTGGTATTGTATTCAGCTCGCAAATGGCAAAAGGATATTGGATTTGCAAAGTGGAGATCATGAAACAAGTTCAGCCTTCCTATTTCGCTTCAGCAAGAAGTAAAGATAGGACCCAAACATGACTGGCTATGATGCATGTATTTAAGGGACTGACTGTTTCATGATTTTAGATATTAAACGTACACTTAAGAGGTTGACTCCACATATAACACAAACTCTTAAATGGAAGagttattcattttctaaatcTTTATTTCTTCTTTATCTAAATTTGCCAGCACATAGCCTTCCTCTTCGCCTTTAAGTTCATTCCTCAGTACCATCAGATTTTCATCAACTTAGGCCTAGGGCTGACAACTTAAACACCACAGTAGTCTCTTATGGGACATTTTGATCGCTTGCCCTCATCAGTGTAGTAGTAGTCAATATACTTGTAGTGATCGAATGGCTTAAACTGCAGCGGATGCTCATCATCAACTAGTTCTTCCGGTACATGAACAATCAAGTCCCTGATGAATGTAAATAGGCCGAGTGAATACCTTTCTGCATTTTCGGTCATTATGACCCGATGGTGTGGAGGTTCAATCCTGCCATTAGTCCATGCCTAGGCCATCCACATCACAAAAAGAACTCTAAAGATTAATTAAACTCGAACATAAAGACTTCAATGATTAGAGTCATAGAATTGATAGTGAAATATCCCTCAAACATAAAAGCTACAATGATTAGAGTCATGGTATTGATAATGCGATAATTGTGGTAGCACCTGATATTCCAATTATTAGCCTGCTCGTCTTGTTAATATTTTCATAGCATTATCCCTCAAGCTATTCAGCTTTCAGACTTAATTAATTTCATTTATTCGAAATTTCAACTCCCTAAATAAATTTTCGTGTATAATTTTCAGATTGTTCGAGAAACCTTTCCAAATGCTAAATGATTctttgtatatatatgtatggtTGTACGCAACTTAAAAACGGTCAAAGGATCACACATATTTGGATAATCTCAATTTATCTGACAAATTTATACAACTTGTAATAAGATTGTGAGTGTGAGAATTAAACATGTGAATCAGATTAGTCAATATAAGAGATaccacttcttcttcttctttttccctatAGAGAAGTGAACAAGCCTGCAGATTTGCTTGCTAATTATGCTTGTAGTAGTACAAGAAACTCAATTTTCACTAGCTTTTCTGATTTGCCTAAACTTGTAAAAGGGGTGTTCCGCCTAAATAAAATGGCCTACCCGTCATGTAGAATTACTTAGTTTCATCTTGTGTATCTTTGGAGGTTTCAATATATGTCTCCCTCTCTGTAATAACATTTGATTATT
It contains:
- the LOC113764654 gene encoding probable 2-oxoglutarate-dependent dioxygenase AOP1 codes for the protein MGSPAPRKLLVVDFTNEELKPGSSSWASACNDIQRALENHGCFIALYNKVSPELDKAIFQAADDLFDLPTELKVQNINEKPYHGYIGQIPFVPLHEGLGIDYATTLDGVQSFTNLMWPKGNKSFSESSFSFAKTVAKLDEMVIKMLFESYGVEKYSDSHIDSTRYLLRFLKYRAPEANETTMAFPSHTDKSFLTILYQNHISGLEIRTRDDEWIKVDFPQKSFVVMAGDACQAWSNDSVLSSNHKVTMDANGKETRYTIALFSFLSKMVQVPEELVNDEKPLQFKPFVHIDLLNFYATDQGRKSQNILKDFCGV